In the genome of Nocardioides marmoribigeumensis, one region contains:
- a CDS encoding FHA domain-containing protein FhaB/FipA yields MQELTLMLIRFAYLAILWIFVFGAISVIRSDMFGARVDSAPATPSRRERKAAERAAAKPPKAGRGQPTKVVVLDGPSRGTTVSLADAPILVGRGTDAAIRLEDDYVSTRHARIARSGETWYVEDLGSTNGTYLGSQRLTQATAISLGTRVRVGKTTLELKK; encoded by the coding sequence ATGCAGGAGCTCACCCTCATGCTGATCCGCTTCGCCTACCTGGCGATCCTGTGGATCTTCGTCTTCGGGGCGATCTCGGTGATCCGGTCCGACATGTTCGGCGCCCGGGTCGACAGCGCCCCGGCCACGCCGAGCCGCCGCGAGCGCAAGGCCGCCGAGCGGGCCGCGGCCAAGCCGCCCAAGGCCGGTCGCGGCCAACCCACCAAGGTGGTCGTGCTGGACGGACCCAGCCGTGGCACCACCGTCTCGCTGGCCGACGCCCCGATCCTGGTCGGCCGGGGCACCGACGCGGCGATCCGGCTCGAGGACGACTACGTCTCCACGCGACACGCCCGCATCGCCAGGTCCGGGGAGACCTGGTACGTCGAGGACCTCGGCTCGACCAACGGCACCTACCTCGGCTCCCAGCGACTGACCCAGGCCACCGCGATCTCCCTGGGCACCCGGGTGCGGGTCGGCAAGACGACCCTCGAGCTCAAGAAATGA
- a CDS encoding DUF3662 and FHA domain-containing protein yields the protein MGMLQRFEMRLEHAVSGAFAKAFRSAVQPVELAAALQREVDNSAQILSRNRRLVPNTFHIELSPMDYDRLSPYQETLTTELIEMLREHADEQHYVFAGQVTIDLSEQEDLVTGRFRVRSSATASVQGGSKAPETQAGSRRATVEVNGSRHAITDDGLVVGRGAEADLRINDPGISRRHAEFRLDGRQVKVADLGSTNGTLVDGHKIRETTVRDGATVRLGNTDIVVRVGDA from the coding sequence ATGGGCATGCTGCAGCGGTTCGAGATGCGACTGGAGCACGCCGTCTCCGGAGCCTTCGCCAAGGCGTTCCGGAGCGCGGTGCAGCCGGTCGAGCTGGCCGCGGCGCTCCAGCGCGAGGTCGACAACTCCGCCCAGATCCTCTCCCGCAACCGGCGGCTGGTCCCCAACACGTTCCACATCGAGCTCTCCCCGATGGACTACGACCGGCTGAGCCCCTACCAGGAGACGCTCACCACCGAGCTGATCGAGATGCTGCGCGAGCACGCCGACGAGCAGCACTACGTCTTCGCCGGTCAGGTCACGATCGACCTCAGCGAGCAGGAGGACCTGGTCACCGGGCGCTTCCGGGTGCGCAGCAGCGCGACAGCCAGCGTCCAGGGCGGCAGCAAGGCGCCGGAGACCCAGGCGGGCAGCCGGCGTGCGACCGTCGAGGTCAACGGCTCACGCCACGCGATCACCGACGACGGCCTCGTGGTCGGTCGTGGCGCCGAGGCCGACCTGCGCATCAACGACCCGGGCATCAGCCGCCGCCACGCGGAGTTCCGCCTCGACGGCCGCCAGGTCAAGGTCGCCGACCTCGGCTCGACCAACGGCACGCTGGTCGACGGGCACAAGATCCGCGAGACCACGGTCCGCGACGGCGCGACCGTCCGCCTGGGCAACACCGACATCGTCGTACGGGTGGGGGACGCCTGA